GAAGAGCTTGGCGCTTTTTTCGGCCAGCTTGTAGCTTTCCAGGGCCTGGTCGATTTTTCCCTGCCCTTTGAGGGCGTCGCCCTGAAGGATCAGTCCGGCCGGGCTTTGGGCCTTGATCTCCAGCACCAGGCGGGCCTTCTCCTCGGCGTCCTGGTACTGGCCAATGGCCAAAAGCTTCTTGCCCTCGTCGATGAGCTCGCCGATCTGCCCACGGGGTTTGACGGTGAAGGCGATTTTTTCGATGAGGGTGTCCGGGGCGATGGGCTTGGTGATGATGTTGTCGGCCCCCACCTCGTGCAAGAGGATCAGCTTTTCCCGCTCCATCTCGGTGGTCAGGACCACGAAGAGCACGTCAGGTTGGTCCTGCTTGACGTATTTGATGATGTCCGTGGTGGGTTTCCCGGCCAGTTCGCGTTCGATGAAAACCAGGAGCCGATGCCCCCTGGACCGATACATCTTGATGACCTGTTGCAGTTCCTGCAGGGTGTAGGCGTTGAGGACGCAGTCGTCCTTCACGGACAGATGCCGGGTCAGGGTGCCGCGAAGGTTCTTGTTGAACAGGGCGTCGGCGCTCGCCGCCACAAGCAGTCCGCGCTGGGTGGCGAGAAATTCCCGGACGTCTTCGTCGTATGGTTTGGGCTTCATGAGCTGTACTCTCGAAACGTCATGTGGAGCGCCTGCGGGCTGGCGTGTCCGCATTGGATGGGCATGGGGCGGCGCTCACCCGGCAAACCGTTTGAATTCGTCATCGTCGATGGAAAATTCATGTTCAGGGCCGGGGAAGCGGCCTTCCCGGACCTCGGCCGCATAGCGCGCCAGGGCCTCCCGGGAGGCCGTTCCCAGTTGGGCGAAATTTTTGACGAACCGGGGGGTGAAACGGTCGAAGAGCCCCAGGACGTCGTGATAGACCAATACCTGGCCGTCGCAGTCCCGGCCCGCGCCGATGCCGATGGTGGGCACGGGCAGTTCCCGGGTGACCACCTGGGCCACCCGGGCCGGGATGGCCTCCAGCACCACGGCGAAGCATCCGGCCTCGGCCACGATCCGGGCGTCCTCCAGAAGATGTGCGGCCTCGGCGGCCGTCTTGGACTGGACCTTGAAACCGCCCAGCCGGGCCACCTGCTGGGGCCGAAGCCCCACATGGCCCATGACCGGGATGCCCGCGTCCACCATGGCCCGGATTTGGGGGGCCGTCTCCCGGCCGCCCTCGATCTTGACGGCCTGGGCCCGGCCTTCCTTGAGAAACCGTCCGGCGTTTCGCACCGCCTCGGGCACCGAAACCTGGTAGGACAGAAAGGGCATGTCCCCCACCACCAGGGCGTGATTCGTCCCCCGGGCCACGGCCTTGGTGTGGTGGAGCATCTCGTCCATGGTCACGGACAGGGTGTCGTCATGGCCGAGGACCACCATGGCCAGGGAATCGCCCACCAACAGGACGTCCATTCCGGCCTCGTCGGCGATTCGGGCTGAGGCGTAGTCATAGGCGGTCATCACCGCCAGCTTGCGGTTGCCCTTGGCAGCCAGAATCTCCGGCACAGTGACGCGTTTGCCAGACATGACGCAACTCCTTGCCGCTGCAACCGGAACGGGGCGCATGGCCGTTTCAGGCGGCCGCCCCGTTGCTGGCGCAGGCGCGCACCTGAAGGCCTACCCGATTTTAGGACACTTGTCTCGCCTGGAAAAAGCGTCGTCGCGGCTGGTCCCGGTCGAGGCGACCTTGCCTTGCCCCCGGGTTTTGCCTACATGATCCGGCCATGCGAAACATTTCCGAAAACCGTCTGGAGCGCATCCGCCAGGTTGTGGCCGCCCGCCAGAAGGATTTGGCCCTGGTTTTGGACAACATTCATGACCCGCACAATGTGTCGGCCATATTGCGAAGCTGCGACGCCTTCGGCGTGCCCCGGGTCCATCTGCATTATACCACGACGGCCTTTCCGCATCTGGGCAAGAAGTCGTCGGCCTCGGCCAAAAAATGGGTGGAGTGCGTGCGCCACGCCGATACCGCCGCCCTGGCCGCACGCCTGGACATCGACGGCCTGCGGCTGGTGTCCACGGGGTTTGGGCCCCGGGCCGTGCCGCTGTGCGAGTGGGACTTCACCAAGCCCACGGCCATCGTGTTCGGCAACGAGCACAGCGGCGTCTGTCCCGAACTGGCCCGGTATGTGGCGGCGGAGATGTACATCCCCATGCGCGGCATGGTGCAAAGCTTGAACGTCTCCGTGGCCGCCGCCGTCATTTTGCATGAGGCCCAGCGCCAGCGGACGGCAGCGGGCATGTACGACCGTCCGTCGTATGCCCCGGAAGAGATTGAGGCGCTGGTTGCGATGTGGCGGGAGAAGTAGACGCCACAGGGGCCTTTTTGGCCAGAAAGGCCATGGCCGCGCCGATAAGGCCCAGGATGCCGAAGGCCGTAAACAGCGTGCGCATGGCCGCCAGGTACTCCCCGATGACCTCCGGCCCAAGAGGGTGGTTGCCCACATACCGGGCGATGACCACCGTGACCACCGCCATGCAGGCGGTCATGCCCATGGTCCGCGACTGGCCGGACATGGCCGAGGCCACGCCGTAGCGCGACGGGTCCACGGCGGACATGAGCACCACCATGCTCGGCGTGGAAAAAATGCCGATGCCAAGCCCCACCACGGACAAAACCCCGATCACCGCGGCCGTGCCGCTTTGGGCCGAAAGGGCGGCGGCGGCGAGCACCCCCAGGGCGGCCAGCCCGGCCCCGGTCCCGGACAGGAGATGGACGGGGGATTTGTCGGTCAGGCGGCCGATGACGGGAGACACGAGGCACTGGATGACCGGCTGGACGGCCAGGATCAGTCCGGCCTGGGCCGGGGTCATGGCGCGCGCGTATTGCAGATAAAGGCTTAGGAGAAACGAGACCCCGAAGGCGGCGCAGGACACGATGCACATGGCGGCCACGCCAAGCGAAAAGGCCCTGTTGGCGGAAAACAGGTCGAGATGCAAAAGGGGCGTCGCCGTGCGGCGTTCGATGGCGATGAATGCCGCCAGGGCCAGGACGCCCAGGCCAAGCCCCCACCAGCCCAGGGATGTCTCCAGATGCGCGCTGCCGAAGACCAGAAGCCCGATGCCCGCCGCGCTGCTGACCGCGCCCCACCAGTCGAAACGCGCCCCCGGGGCGGGCGACAGCCGCCAGGAGAGGTTTTTCAGGCAGACCAGAAGGGCCACGGCGCAGGGGGCCATGCCCAGATAAAACACCCAGCGCCAGCCAAGGCCCGAGGCGATGATCCCGCCCAGGACCGGGCCTGCCGAAATGCCCAAGAATATCCCGGCCACGCTGATCCCCAGGGCCCGGCCCCGCTCCTCGGCGGGGAAGGCGTCATACAAAAGGGCCAGCCCGGTGGCCAGGGTCATGGCCCCGCCCAGGGCCTGAACGCCCCGGATCACCAAAAACAGCTCCATGGTCGGGGACATGGTCAGGGCCAGGGCGCTCGTGGCGAAGAGCATGAGGCCGATGAGGAACACCCCGCCCCGGCCGCAGATGTCCCCGGCCCGGCCGAACGGCAGAAGAAACATGGCGTTGACGCACAAAAAAACGGACTCGACGAGGCTTAAGGAGATGGCTGAGGCGGCGTATTCCCGGCCGATGGCCGGGAGGCAGACCCCCACGGCCGACAGCATAAACGGCACCGCGAACTGGGTGGCGACCACGGCGAATAAAACAGCCCATTTTCTGGAACGGTTGTGAATCATGAATCCTCTCGCGTCAGCGCGTCTTCGAGGTTGGCGGCCATGTCGGCCAAAATGCCAAGGGCCAACTCCCGGCGTACCGGGTCGAACCCCTGGAACAGGGCCTGGTTGTGGTCCTTGAGCACGGCAAAGAGCCCTTGCGCCAGATCGAGGGTTTTTTGCGTCGGAGAGACGAGTTTCTGGCGGCGGTCGCGTTCGTCTTCGAACCGATTCACATAGCCCCGTTTTTCCAATTCGAAGAGCGTCCTGGCCGTCGCCGCCGGGTCCACCTTGAGGCTCTTGCACAGGGCGTCCTGGGGCTGGCCCGGCCGGTCCAGCACCTCGAGCAGCACCCCGATCCAGCCGCGTTTGAGCCCGAGCTCCCGCATGCGGGGGGCCAGAAAGGCGGCCGAGAGACGGTGCAGCACAGCCAGGTGGTGGCCGGGGGCCTTGTGTCGGCACAGGGCCAAATTACAGGGCATGGCGATCCTTTTTTAGTTGACTTGTCAATTGTTGTCGTCGTCAATAGTCATGCCATTTCCGGTTGTCAAGGGCGGCATGTCACCCTTGGGAATGGGCGTGCCGCTGGCCGGCAGCGCCGCTGGCCGACCGGGGAGACGGCTGCCGGGGAAAAGGCGGGTTTCTTCTCGCTGTCGGCATCTTCGGGTATGGGTGGGTGCGAAAAAGGGGGATGGCCCATGTCAGCCAGTTCGGACGAACTGATGCAGGCGGTGCGGCACATGTTTTTGGATTTGGGGTGGCGATCGGAAATCCAGCAGGATCGGGTCGTGGCCGCGAAAACAACCATCGCCATGAAATGGATGCTGGGAAAAAAGACCGTGCGCCAGGATGTGGAATGCCGCTTCGATAGCGCGCCACGACGTCCGGCGGTGGACTCTCGTGCCCGGTCGGCCTTACGTCCGGGCTCAGGGAAAGATTTTTCCCGGGTTGAGGATCATGTTCGGATCGAAGAGTTTTTTGATGCCCCGTTGCAGGGTCAGGCTGGCGGGGGACAGCTCCAGGGGGGCGTAACGCTTTTTGGCGATTCCCAGGCCATGCTCTCCGGAGATGGTGCCGTTTAAATTCAAAACCGTGTTCAGAATCCGCTCCACCAGACGGTCCATGCGTTCCCGGGTGTCCGGGTCAAGGGTCTCGGCGATGATGTTCAGGTGGATGTTGCCGTCTCCGGCGTGGCCGAAGGCGTACACCGTCAGGCCGAATTCCCGTTCCAGCATCTGCACGGAGGCGATCAGTTCCGGGATGTAGGCCAGGGGCACGGCCACATCCTCGGACATGTACAGGGCGGCGGCGTCATGGATGCGTGTGGAGATCTGCCTCCGGACCTCCCACATTTTTTCCCGGGCCGTCGGATCACCGGCGGGCAGAACCTCCATGGCCGACATCTGCGTGCAGGCCGCGACCACGCAGGCCATGTCCGATTCGGCCGAAGCCTCGTCGCCGTCGGTCTCCACCAAGAGCAGGGAGGTCTGGCCGCCCCGCAGGGGGAAGGGCAAAAGCTCGGCCACAAGGGTCAGGCAACGGTTGTCCATGAGCTCCACGCAGGACGGGGTGACGCCCGAATTCATGACCGCCCCCACGGCGGCCACGGCCTTGCCCGGGTCGGGAAAAAGGGCCAGGGCCGTGCGCACGGCCCGGGGATGGGGGATGAGCTTCAAAATGAGCTTGGTGATGATCCCCAGTGTCCCTTCGCTGCCGGTCAGAAGACGCGTCAGATCGTAGCCCACCACCCCTTTGCGGGTGGCCACCCCGGCGCGCAGGAGATCCCCACCGGGAAGGACGGCCTCCAGCCCCAGCACGTAGTCCCGGGTCACGCCGTATTTGACGCAGGCCGGGCCCCCGGCGTCCGTGGCCACGTTGCCGCCGATGGTGCTTTTGTCCAGGCTGGCCGGGTCCGGCGGATAGAACAGGCCCTTTGCCCGGGCGGCCTTGCGGATGCGGCCGGTCACGGCCCCGGGCTCCACCACGGCCAGCATGTTCACCGGGTCCACGTCCAGGATGCGGTTTCGGCCCGCCAGGGACACCACCACGCCGCCATGCTCGGCCAGGGCCCCTCCGGCCAGCCCGGTCCCGGCCCCGCGCGGGGTGACCGCGAATTCATGCAGGTTGGCCAGATGCACGATCTCCTGGATGTCCTCCACGCTTTTGGCGAAGAGTACGGCCTCGGGACGGCGGCGCAGGCCCGAGGCGTCTTCGGAGGCTGTCTGCAAATCGGCGTCGAGCCGGGAAAAGGCCGGGCCGAAACGTTTGGCCAGTTCGGCGGCCAGATGATCGTCGATGGGAGCGTACTGGACGGGGGAGGAAGGAGCGCCGTTTTGCATCAGGAATTTTTCACCTCGAAGCCGGGAATGGACAGGCGGTTTTCAATGAGACGCAAAAGCTGCCCGGCCAGGGTGACCAGGGCCAGGTAGTACAGGCCCACGATCACGTAGACCTCGGTGTTCTGGAAGGTGGCCTTGGCGATGCCCCGGCCCACGCCGGTCAGCTCGTTGACGGTGATGATGGAGGCCAGGGACGAATACTTGATGAGATAGATGATCTCGTTGCCGCAGCCGGGAAGCGCCCGGCGGAA
Above is a genomic segment from Desulfolutivibrio sulfodismutans DSM 3696 containing:
- the panB gene encoding 3-methyl-2-oxobutanoate hydroxymethyltransferase, with protein sequence MRPVPVAAARSCVMSGKRVTVPEILAAKGNRKLAVMTAYDYASARIADEAGMDVLLVGDSLAMVVLGHDDTLSVTMDEMLHHTKAVARGTNHALVVGDMPFLSYQVSVPEAVRNAGRFLKEGRAQAVKIEGGRETAPQIRAMVDAGIPVMGHVGLRPQQVARLGGFKVQSKTAAEAAHLLEDARIVAEAGCFAVVLEAIPARVAQVVTRELPVPTIGIGAGRDCDGQVLVYHDVLGLFDRFTPRFVKNFAQLGTASREALARYAAEVREGRFPGPEHEFSIDDDEFKRFAG
- a CDS encoding FAD-binding oxidoreductase, with the protein product MQNGAPSSPVQYAPIDDHLAAELAKRFGPAFSRLDADLQTASEDASGLRRRPEAVLFAKSVEDIQEIVHLANLHEFAVTPRGAGTGLAGGALAEHGGVVVSLAGRNRILDVDPVNMLAVVEPGAVTGRIRKAARAKGLFYPPDPASLDKSTIGGNVATDAGGPACVKYGVTRDYVLGLEAVLPGGDLLRAGVATRKGVVGYDLTRLLTGSEGTLGIITKLILKLIPHPRAVRTALALFPDPGKAVAAVGAVMNSGVTPSCVELMDNRCLTLVAELLPFPLRGGQTSLLLVETDGDEASAESDMACVVAACTQMSAMEVLPAGDPTAREKMWEVRRQISTRIHDAAALYMSEDVAVPLAYIPELIASVQMLEREFGLTVYAFGHAGDGNIHLNIIAETLDPDTRERMDRLVERILNTVLNLNGTISGEHGLGIAKKRYAPLELSPASLTLQRGIKKLFDPNMILNPGKIFP
- a CDS encoding MarR family winged helix-turn-helix transcriptional regulator encodes the protein MPCNLALCRHKAPGHHLAVLHRLSAAFLAPRMRELGLKRGWIGVLLEVLDRPGQPQDALCKSLKVDPAATARTLFELEKRGYVNRFEDERDRRQKLVSPTQKTLDLAQGLFAVLKDHNQALFQGFDPVRRELALGILADMAANLEDALTREDS
- a CDS encoding MFS transporter — its product is MIHNRSRKWAVLFAVVATQFAVPFMLSAVGVCLPAIGREYAASAISLSLVESVFLCVNAMFLLPFGRAGDICGRGGVFLIGLMLFATSALALTMSPTMELFLVIRGVQALGGAMTLATGLALLYDAFPAEERGRALGISVAGIFLGISAGPVLGGIIASGLGWRWVFYLGMAPCAVALLVCLKNLSWRLSPAPGARFDWWGAVSSAAGIGLLVFGSAHLETSLGWWGLGLGVLALAAFIAIERRTATPLLHLDLFSANRAFSLGVAAMCIVSCAAFGVSFLLSLYLQYARAMTPAQAGLILAVQPVIQCLVSPVIGRLTDKSPVHLLSGTGAGLAALGVLAAAALSAQSGTAAVIGVLSVVGLGIGIFSTPSMVVLMSAVDPSRYGVASAMSGQSRTMGMTACMAVVTVVIARYVGNHPLGPEVIGEYLAAMRTLFTAFGILGLIGAAMAFLAKKAPVASTSPATSQPAPQSLPGHTTDGRTCPLPSAGAGPHAK
- a CDS encoding TrmH family RNA methyltransferase, which produces MRNISENRLERIRQVVAARQKDLALVLDNIHDPHNVSAILRSCDAFGVPRVHLHYTTTAFPHLGKKSSASAKKWVECVRHADTAALAARLDIDGLRLVSTGFGPRAVPLCEWDFTKPTAIVFGNEHSGVCPELARYVAAEMYIPMRGMVQSLNVSVAAAVILHEAQRQRTAAGMYDRPSYAPEEIEALVAMWREK